A portion of the Haemorhous mexicanus isolate bHaeMex1 chromosome 3, bHaeMex1.pri, whole genome shotgun sequence genome contains these proteins:
- the LOC132325642 gene encoding interferon-induced very large GTPase 1-like has product MALQEDTQEEDAKAQLLAEAFEKEGLDAGYWVPKVTQILGIKCREALQHLEYEDYLRLECEVQYPWEKKALQKLLNIRDDKTCEEMQEHNSEKTKQRNDEAKKALKDLTEMHNSHSQDALREKAETLWRAMEIPEQFWPPPEKPLADMLESIQKQLEQQEQSAGRRENIPDTEVLRRASGGLALQGIYRTSRPEDVLAKREQLLRVPEGFQLAGPEQGSLLERKEFSSSAAESTFTKSMEQLGFSMSVSAKCSFWGFNLGGSVDHSSFLQSQDNHQSRSEQSYFCTTKYQYIPLASCYFQRHQLCLSDAALRELQGMEQLLSFSREGDKAIFRKMCESFFSRFGSHINQGPLHFGGIFWWKASTEGFRTEQREEIKRQTSEALNSFVGASWGGFGASVEGTLDVSKSSSKASVTERARESSYTAIQLYVVNTGGPADTASLPQWKTGLVSDNTTWCVIDRGFQLIPVWDVIQCNHCGDFKSVDQMSRALRAAYKALTNQSVGTIFGEELGSAVQEARDFMGTVKAWEVTEADEEKMLMLMRLKDDLSAKTRNPSVWINVCLSDKALQDLLVNTVRSCQESPPENTTLIKVMLRSLLNPHIYSVKDFPEASFIMQWIFQTEQPLPRSPKVSELQELIQTLQQMKEHIYAVTYAPGSSASDVHEAKIKATLTSSLAIYSLLQSLKEQAQKDMELLVLLIVTSTGYQVESSTFQHLLGHPEIQYMAKEMEAAHEEYVNLKEQDADRAEAFLLLTGLTVTPESQELSLEQKRERLVFMEDHMKGLWSTRINNLLQKHHGDEDWERLERDLESLISGCLDDKFDEQRMQNILSDLEDTFTTDEAPSQSQSKSDSSESKENEAIANQEFLQLLKRLGLESHYPRKMGMGDFCTICKTSLQDSQPSQDTELPFYFLQKLLTVDYQVRYLTCWERSNTDLASVPQTREQENQQSDTFEMFFDDSEEAPPEPESRDSHVHPMDLQMAIFHCADDFLRQILATKLAFCQLALPLLVPNPCTSLIEFPLYALSQIQRSWKEVEKAGSQTRTKSYNNKLIFQAQTPIVSFIRIGSSASSSKSQLLNALLSKRKHDTFFHRHCRGSTRKRLLMEGLVEIAWYCPRGSPDDTFERCVAFCNLHGDARDHGAQLQFLQEISAVNVALVSEWKHMDNRGKKLLQDLWQSQRPLVCLLTEKENVAAGQVGKNIKIGIKNRNEAELVEELTKKIGNLLEGSNSCFSLEACMDKARQHRLVVDADQPACVTAKAKAKELVELLKKEKLSEIKSRLLPLQGKLWYQWCQKDKELTHLQEKRNKGIEHHRSQIENEKKAIRRKQLEQAFPLNPLMKSFLGFLQAQTADTKKYFLQWMNVFMEELSCGRLEELRRDYHKLWSEILTEKKNQEKSSVNNDLLKQLDSISDEISHSSIGLEHLLREVGQIYEALQLMNCKKDNFDKLPEIAAELMVSGYPVELMDGDASYLPLRWVGAIFDSLIERLGDKRVFVLSVLGIQSTGKSTLLNAMFGLQFNVSAGRCTRGAFMQLIPVGEELQQDLGFDFVLVVDTEGLRAIEMANKLSQNHDNELATFVIGVGNLTVINIFGENPSEMQDVLQIAVQAFLRMKQVNLSPGCLFVHQNVGEATAKEQNMEGQRRLQEKLDEMTVVAAQQEFCDVSSFSDVIGFDVNTHIHYFAHLWEGNPPMAPPNPNYSQNVQQLKSKILQAAKKQSQRRILRLSSLKDRIGDLWNALVNENFVFSFKNSLEIAVYRKLESAFSQWTWKLRSHILDVQMRLDNKIRNGDWQNVTRQHLEGLVQETSDAIEKEVEKYFREDKDCETLVQWKSSTELKLKDLKETLLLETKKKCENLIELQKEQRKLDARKLDYEDELLRRSRELAVSLKGKSLSERDLKDNFTLVWNKRIAEVSRAAPPLERVDIDAEIEDVLVEHFKEPGFHARIASFPKGRGFSFDPEKHIMKKKYLGYFSDLRSIPNADMINFQHITDNIIACVKANIAKKEEEKRNYSRNFIHEILNEVQKGVNSVPSNGKCRFNREYSIDLSLYLCRMAAERFKAMQEAFRKANDPVVYLSSKREYFFQCFQISCQGATSVTTFASFLCDKIEPALHRAVYERTAKDIAEDMQGKFPDFQGSRANLEVCILRYLAEQENFEYFKQYLMSPKQFFESYIETRVRNYCLDGSRRLGMFLESSLDILYQNILSAVSLSARIVKDRKDREDKISLWLDEFCRQLTEVINLPRSDLKGIEHQEVTDIEFLSSAMAQPLDDVRDRLMKGFAGADLSSFSRQPHTILAEHFSGCWAQCPFCGAVCTNTMWNHDGDHQVVYHRPQVVMAFTWWKNLLILMVKGGRYKLVTDICSSLVVSDRRFRVGGGPWISYKTYCNAGDILSTWKFFPDSSTQVYWKWFVSRFRTQLEALYNGKFQGKREIPVAWQRITKQEALSELDKR; this is encoded by the coding sequence ATGGCTTTGCAGGAGGACACACAGGAGGAGGATGCAAaggcccagctcctggcagaggcaTTTGAGAAGGAAGGACTGGATGCTGGATACTGGGTGCCCAAAGTGACACAGATCTTGGGAATCAAGTGCAGAGAAGCCCTGCAACATCTGGAATATGAAGACTACCTCAGGCTGGAGTGTGAGGTACAGTACCCCTGGGAGAAAAAGGCACTCCAGAAACTCCTGAACATAAGAGATGACAAAACGTGTGAGGAGATGCAAGAGCATAACTCTGAGAAGACAAAGCAGAGAAATGATGAGGCCAAAAAAGCTCTGAAGGATCTGACAGAAATGCAcaacagccacagccaggatgCTCTGAGGGAGAAAGCAGAGACCCTGTGGCGAGCCATGGAGATTCCCGAACAGTTCTGGCCACCACCAGAGAAACCCTTGGCAGATATGCTGGAGAGCATCcagaagcagctggagcagcaggagcagtcagcaggcaggagggagaacATCCCTGACACAGAGGTGCTGAGGAGGGCGTCAGGGGGACTGGCCCTGCAGGGCATCTACAGAACCAGCAGACCTGAAGATGTGCTGGCAAAGcgagagcagctcctcagggttCCTGAGGGATTCCAGCTCGCCGGTCCGGAGCAAGGATCGCTGCTTGAGAGGAAGGagttctcctcctctgcagcagaaTCCACTTTCACCAAGTCCATGGAGCAGCTGGGGTTCAGCATGAGTGTTTCTGCCAAATGCTCATTCTGGGGGTTTAATCTGGGAGGGAGTGTAGATCACAGCAGCTTCTTGCAGTCACAGGACAACCACCAGTCCCGCTCTGAGCAGAGCTACTTTTGCACCACCAAGTACCAGTACATCCCTCTGGCCTCCTGCTACTTCCAAAGGCATCAGCTTTGCCTCTCGGATGCGGCTCTGCGGGAGCTGCAAGGCATGGAGCAGCTTTTGAGCTTCAGTCGGGAAGGAGACAAGGCCATCTTCCGGAAGATGTGTGAGAGCTTCTTCAGCAGGTTTGGGTCCCACATAAACCAGGGTCCCCTCCACTTTGGAGGGATATTCTGGTGGAAGGCATCTACAGAAGGATTCCGAactgagcagagggaagagatAAAACGACAAACTTCTGAAGCACTGAACAGCTTTGTTGGGGCCAgctggggtggctttggggccAGTGTAGAAGGGACCCTGGATGTTTCCAAATCGAGCTCAAAGGCTTCTGTCACAGAAAGAGCCAGAGAAAGCTCTTATACAGCAATTCAGCTCTACGTGGTCAACACAGGGGGCCCAGCAGACACAGCTTCCCTTCCTCAGTGGAAAACGGGGCTCGTGTCTGATAACACAACATGGTGCGTTATCGACCGTGGCTTTCAGCTGATCCCAGTGTGGGACGTCATCCAGTGCAATCACTGTGGGGATTTTAAGTCTGTCGATCAGATGAGCAGAGCCCTCAGGGCTGCATACAAAGCGCTGACGAATCAGAGCGTTGGCACCATTTTTGGAGAGGAACTGGGCAGTGCAGTGCAAGAGGCCAGAGATTTCATGGGGACTGTGAAGGCCTGGGAGGTGACAGAAGCGGATGAAGAGAAGATGCTCATGCTGATGAGGCTAAAAGATGATCTGAGTGCAAAAACCAGGAACCCCAGTGTGTGGATCAACGTGTGCCTGTCGGACAAAGCCCTGCAGGACCTCCTTGTGAACACCGTGCGGAGCTGCCAGGAGTCACCTCCAGAAAACACCACCCTTATCAAAGTAATGTTGAGGAGTCTCCTGAATCCTCATATCTACTCTGTCAAGGACTTCCCTGAAGCTTCCTTCATTATGCAATGGATCTTCCAGACTGAGCAACCGCTTCCCAGATCTCCCAAAGTCTCTGAGCTTCAAGAGCTCATCCAAACTCTACAGCAAATGAAGGAGCATATCTATGCTGTCACCTACGCACCAGGAAGCTCTGCTTCTGATGTTCATGAAGCAAAGATAAAAGCCACCCTgaccagcagcctggccatttATTCCTTACTCCAGTCTCTCAAGGAACAGGCTcagaaggacatggaactgttggTGCTCTTGATTGTGACCAGCACAGGGTACCAGGtggaaagcagcacttttcAGCACCTCCTTGGACACCCAGAAATTCAGTACATGGCCAAGGAAATGGAAGCGGCACATGAGGAGTACGTGAACCTGAAGGAGCAAGATGCTGACAGAGCTGAGGCCTTCCTTCTGCTGACAGGTCTTACTGTGACACCTGAAAGTCAAGAGCTGTCCCTTGAGCAGAAGAGGGAGCGTTTAGTTTTCATGGAAGATCACATGAAAGGCTTGTGGTCCACACGGATAAACAATCTCCTCCAAAAGCACCATGGAGACGAAGACTGGGAGAGGCTTGAACGGGACTTGGAATCCTTGATCAGTGGGTGCTTGGATGACAAATTTGATGAACAGAGGATGCAGAACATACTGAGTGACCTGGAAGACACTTTCACAACAGATGAAGCCCCCAGTCAGTCCCAATCCAAGTCAGACAGCAGTGAATCCAAAGAAAATGAAGCCATTGCAAACCAGGAGTTCCTGCAGTTGCTCAAGCGCCTTGGACTGGAAAGTCACTATCCAAGAAAAATGGGGATGGGAGATTTCTGCACCATCTGCAAGACatctctgcaggacagccagcccagccaggacacAGAACTGCCATTTTACTTCTTGCAAAAGCTGTTAACTGTGGATTACCAGGTGAGGTACCTGACTTGCTGGGAAAGAAGCAACACAGACCTTGCATCCGTGCCACAAACCAGAGAGCAAGAGAACCAACAATCAGACacctttgaaatgttttttgaTGATTCGGAAGAAGCCCCCCCTGAACCTGAAAGCAGGGACAGCCATGTGCACCCCATGGACCTGCAGATGGCCATTTTCCATTGTGCTGATGACTTCCTGAGACAGATCCTGGCAACCAAGCTGGCCTTCTGCCAACTGGCGCTGCCTCTGCTGGTGCCCAACCCATGCACTTCACTCATCGAGTTCCCGCTCTACGCCCTCAGCCAAATCCAAAGGAGCTGGAAAGAGGTGGAGAAGGCAGGAAGCCAGACCAGAACAAAGAGTTACAACAACAAACTCATCTTTCAGGCACAGACACCCATCGTGTCCTTCATCCGCATTGGCAGCTCGGCCTCCTCTTCCAAGTCCCAGCTCCTGAACGCTCTGCTGAGCAAACGCAAACACGACACTTTCTTCCACCGccactgcagaggcagcaccagAAAGCGTTTGCTGATGGAAGGGCTGGTGGAGATCGCCTGGTACTGCCCCCGTGGAAGCCCCGATGACACCTTTGAGCGCTGTGTGGCTTTCTGTAACCTGCATGGAGATGCCAGGGATCACGGAGCacagctgcagttcctgcaggagATATCTGCTGTCAACGTGGCTCTTGTGTCTGAATGGAAGCACATGGACAACAGGGggaaaaagctgctgcaggacctgTGGCAGTCACAAAGGCCTTTGGTTTGTCTTCTCACAGAAAAAGAGAATGTTGCAGCTGGACAAGTTggcaaaaacataaaaataggGATCAAGAACAGAAATGAAGCAGAACTGGTGGAAGAGCTGACCAAGAAAATTGGGAATCTCCTGGAAGGGTCTAATTCATGTTTCAGCCTAGAGGCCTGCATGGACAAAGCTCGCCAGCACAGATTAGTTGTGGATGCAGATCAACCCGCGTGTGTGACAGCCAAAGCAAAGGCAAAGGAGCTGGTGGAGCttctgaagaaagagaagctgTCTGAGATCAAATCCCGGCTGCTGCCGCTTCAAGGAAAACTGTGGTACCAGTGGTgccaaaaggacaaagaactCACTCACCTGCAGGAGAAGAGGAACAAGGGCATTGAGCATCATCGCAGCCAAAttgaaaatgagaagaaagcAATAAGAAGAAAGCAACTTGAGCAAGCTTTCCCTCTCAACCCACTGATGAAATCATTCCTTGGCTTTCTCCAGGCCCAAACAGCAGACACCAAGAAATACTTCCTGCAGTGGATGAATGTCTTTATGGAAGAACTGTCCTGTGGTCGCCTTGAAGAACTGAGGAGAGACTATCACAAGTTATGGTCTGAAatcctgacagaaaaaaaaaaccaggaaaaaagcaGTGTGAACAATGATTTGCTCAAGCAGCTGGATTCCATCTCTGATGAAATCAGCCATTCATCCATTGGCCTGGAACACCTTCTGAGAGAGGTTGGTCAGATTTATGAAGCTCTGCAATTAATGAACTGCAAGAAAGACAATTTTGACAAACTTCCAGAAattgcagcagagctgatggTTTCAGGGTACCCTGTGGAGCTGATGGATGGGGATGCTTCTTACCTGCCCTTGCGCTGGGTGGGCGCAATCTTTGACAGCTTAATTGAGAGGCTGGGGGACAAACGAGTGtttgtgctctctgtgctcGGCATCCAGAGCACAGGCAAGTCCACCCTGCTGAATGCCATGTTTGGTCTGCAGTTCAACGTCAGCGCAGGGAGATGCACCCGTGGAGCCTTCATGCAGCTGATCCCAGTGGGCGAGGAGCTGCAGCAAGACTTGGGCTTTGATTTTGTGCTGGTGGTTGACACAGAGGGACTTCGTGCCATCGAGATGGCCAATAAACTGTCCCAGAATCACGACAATGAGCTGGCCACCTTTGTCATTGGTGTTGGCAACTTAACTGTGATCAATATCTTTGGAGAAAATCCATCAGAAATGCAGGATGTTCTCCAGATTGCTGTGCAGGCTTTCCTGAGGATGAAGCAAGTCAATCTTTCCCCAGGCTGCCTCTTTGTCCACCAAAACGTGGGAGAAGCAACTGCCAAGGAGCAGAACATGGAAGGACAAAGGCGTTTGCAGGAAAAGCTGGATGAAATGACCGTGGTAGCTGCTCAGCAGGAATTCTGTGATGTCTCCTCCTTCAGCGATGTCATTGGCTTTGATGTGAACACCCACATTCACTACTTTGCTCACCTGTGGGAAGGAAACCCCCCAATGGCACCACCCAACCCCAACTACAGCCAGAACGTCCAGCAACTCAAGAGCAAAATCCTCCAGGCTGCCAAGAAGCAGTCGCAGCGTAGGATTTTGAGGCTCTCGAGCCTGAAAGATCGTATTGGTGACCTCTGGAATGCTTTGGTGAATGAAAACTTTGTTTTCAGCTTCAAGAATTCCCTGGAGATTGCTGTGTACAGGAAACTGGAAAGTGCCTTTAGTCAGTGGACCTGGAAGCTGAGGAGTCACATCTTAGATGTACAGATGAGACTGGACAACAAAATTCGGAATGGGGACTGGCAGAATGTCACCAGACAACACCTTGAAGGGCTGGTGCAAGAGACAAGTGATGCCATTGAGAAAGAAGTGGAAAAGTATTTCAGGGAAGACAAAGACTGTGAGACACTGGTCCAGTGGAAATCAAGCACAGAGCTGAAGCTGAAAGACCTAAAAGAGACTCTTCTtcttgaaacaaaaaagaaatgtgagaaTCTCATTGAGCtccagaaggagcagaggaaacTGGATGCAAGGAAGTTGGACTATGAAGATGAGCTCTTGAGAAGGAGTCGGGAGCTGGCAGTGAGTCTGAAAGGGAAGAGCCTCAGTGAGAGAGATCTGAAGGACAACTTTACTCTTGTCTGGAACAAGCGGATTGCTGAAGTCTCCCGTGCTGCTCCTCCTTTAGAACGGGTGGATATTGATGCAGAAATTGAAGATGTCCTTGTAGAGCACTTTAAGGAGCCAGGTTTTCATGCACGAATTGCGTCATTTCCCAAAGGCAGAGGGTTTTCTTTTGATCCAGAGAAACACATTatgaagaaaaagtatttaGGCTATTTCTCAGATCTCAGGAGCATTCCCAATGCTGATATGATCAACTTTCAGCACATCACAGACAACATCATAGCGTGTGTGAAGGCAAACATTGCtaagaaggaagaggagaaacgGAATTACAGTCGAAATTTTATCCATGAAATACTCAATGAAGTACAGAAAGGCGTGAACTCTGTCCCCAGCAATGGGAAATGTCGTTTTAACAGAGAGTACAGCATAGATTTGTCTCTGTATCTGTGCAGAATGGCAGCAGAAAGGTTTAAAGCCATGCAAGAAGCATTCCGAAAGGCAAATGACCCAGTTGTGTACCTGAGCAGCAAGAGAGAATATTTCTTCCAATGTTTCCAGATTTCCTGCCAAGGAGCCACTTCTGTCACAACTTTTGCTAGTTTCCTTTGTGACAAGATTGAACCAGCTCTTCACCGTGCAGTCTATGAGAGGACAGCTAAAGACATTGCTGAGGACATGCAGGgcaaattcccagatttccaggGTAGCAGAGCCAATCTGGAAGTTTGCATCCTGAGATACCTGGCAGAACAGGAAAATTTTGAGTATTTCAAGCAGTACCTTATGTCTCCAAAACAGTTTTTTGAGAGTTACATTGAGACACGAGTTAGGAATTACTGTTTAGATGGGAGTAGAAGGCTGGGGATGTTTTTAGAGTCCTCCCTTGATATTCTCTATCAAAACATCCTGTCAGCTGTGTCTTTGTCAGCCCGAATTGtcaaagacagaaaagacagagaagacAAAATCTCTCTTTGGCTGGATGAATTTTGCAGGCAACTGACAGAGGTGATCAACTTGCCCAGAAGTGACCTGAAGGGCATTGAGCATCAGGAGGTCACAGACATTGAGTTcctcagcagtgccatggcACAGCCTCTGGATGATGTGAGGGACAGGCTCATGAAAGGATTTGCTGGTGCTGACCTGAGCTCGTTTTCAAGGCAGCCTCACACCATCCTGGCAGAGCATTTTTCGGGGTGCTGGGCGCAGTGTCCCTTTTGTGGGGCTGTCTGCACAAACACCATGTGGAATCATGATGGAGACCATCAGGTGGTCTACCATCGCCCACAAGTTGTCATGGCATTTACATGGTGGAAAAATCTATTGATCTTAATGGTTAAGGGTGGTAGATACAAACTGGTCACTGACATTTGTTCCAGCCTTGTTGTAAGTGACCGCAGATTTAGAGTTGGTGGTGGTCCATGGATCTCTTACAAAACATACTGTAACGCTGGAGATATTTTGTCCACTTggaaattttttcctgattcatCCACGCAGGTGTACTGGAAATGGTTTGTGTCTCGTTTCAGGACACAGCTGGAAGCTCTGTACAATGGGAAATTTCAGGGCAAAAGAGAAATCCCTGTGGCGTGGCAGAGAattaccaagcaggaagcacTGTCTGAGCTGGACAAGCGTTAG